One region of Calonectris borealis unplaced genomic scaffold, bCalBor7.hap1.2 HAP1_SCAFFOLD_59, whole genome shotgun sequence genomic DNA includes:
- the LOC142076505 gene encoding butyrophilin subfamily 3 member A2-like, which translates to MGSRYQQATTLHIIIFLQIINSVTGQYKIIPPDKPVTGVIGKGVILPCQLKVKIKPERLSVQWIFTGNSKKMDVTIYDGKNTHNPVHEDKTYQGRTNFFPSEFNKGNVSLHLKNVMLSDKGKYTCSVFFENWYDEVVVDLEVAAKGDESSVFLDGHVGQGIGLTCKSQGWFPEPKAVWLNSKGQARKEEVTTQSTKTSSGVFDIVSSMNLEPGSDKEVSCRVVNDLLNTMCESRVLISDVFFPSTSPWMTAFLVILFLNISVTAAIGYKLNRSFRQSRKEERLKAELDFWEARSHAVPITVNPDCRVLELQVPAAPDVESNASEPAGPNAPSTVPVLVGTEGFAAGKRYWEVEVDQQQDWVLGVVREKGRQEEEGLLPGEDYWAVHRSQGEIFSSEGHRRIEKQQMSNSVIGVLLDLEEGQVNFYEAKQMGVLVRMPLRLGKEPADMFYPFLSKREGTLTPLIQPVLIPVPLKLLEVEL; encoded by the exons ATGGGTTCCAGATATCAGCAGGCGACAACTCTTCACATCATTATTTTTCTACAGATAATTAATTCAGTCACAG GCCAGTATAAAATTATTCCTCCTGACAAGCCTGTCACTGGAGTCATTGGAAAAGGAGTCATCCTGCCCTGTCAGCTGAAAGTTAAGATAAAACCTGAGAGACTTTCTGTTCAGTGGATATTTACTGGAAACTCAAAAAAAATGGATGTCACCATTTATGATGGAAAAAATACACACAATCCAGTTCATGAGGACAAGACATACCAGGGCAGGAcaaatttttttccatctgaatttAATAAGGGAAACGTGTCTCTTCACCTGAAAAATGTCATGCTCTCGGATAAAGGGAAATACACCTGCAGTGTCTTTTTTGAGAATTGGTATGATGAAGTGGTGGTTGACCTGGAGGTGGCAG CTAAAGGTGATGAGTCTTCTGTTTTCCTGGATGGTCATGTGGGTCAGGGCATCGGCCTCACCTGCAAGTCACAGGGATGGTTTCCAGAGCCCAAAGCAGTTTGGCTGAACAGTAAGGGACAGGCACGGAAGGAGGAAGTGACCACCCAAAGCACAAAGACTTCTTCAGGAGTCTTTGATATTGTAAGTTCCATGAATCTCGAACCAGGATCTGACAAGGAAGTCTCCTGCAGAGTAGTCAATGACCTACTCAACACAATGTGTGAATCCCGAGTCCTGATTTCAG ATGTCTTCTTTCCTTCCACTTCACCTTGGATGACGGCCTTccttgtaattttatttcttaatatatcTGTTACTGCTGCTATAGGTTATAAACTAAACC gtAGTTTTAGACAATCTCGTAAAGAAG AGCGACTCAAAGCTGAGCTGG aTTTCTGGGAAGCCAGAAGCCACGCAG TTCCCATTACTGTGAATCCTGACTGCCGAGTCCTGGAGCTCCAGGTGCCAGCGGCTCCAGATGTGGAGAGCAACGCGTCTGAACCTGCTGGCCCAAACGCTCCCTCCACAGTCCCTGTCCTGGTGGGGACGGAAGGGTTTGCAGCTGGGAAACGCTactgggaggtggaggtggaccagcagcaggactgggtgctgggagtggtgagggagaaagggagacaggaggaggaagggctcctTCCTGGGGAGGACTACTGGGCTGTACACAGGTCCCAGGGAGAGATTTTCTCTAGCGAAGGACACCGCAGGATTGAGAAGCAGCAGATGAGTAATTCAGTGATTGGTGTGCTTCTGGACTTGGAAGAAGGGCAAGTGAACTTTTATGAAGCAAAGCAGATGGGTGTCCTGGTGAGAATGCCTCTAAGGCTTGGAAAGGAACCTGCAGACATGTTTTACCCATTTCTATCCAAAAGAGAAGGGACACTCACACCTCTTATCCAGCCAGTCTTAATCCCTGTCCCATTAAAGCTTCTTGAAGTAGAACTATGA
- the LOC142076506 gene encoding butyrophilin subfamily 3 member A3-like, producing the protein MSFHIPIPFLSNSPEHFSKVRQRHKKREVKARRQLQEKIGMGPSVQLTAVIFVLVSVSTPHPTAGGGHDPLLVLDGYEDDGIRLKCFSKRLFSEVQVLWTDGRGDNVTGTPLTTGTATASTSSSIILKPGSGNFVSCKIIDKLLKTSTESSVVIADVFFPATSPWLAAFVVILLLSIFLVIAAIYKLRKNSKTTIRENVERHGKKLLG; encoded by the exons ATGAGCTTCCACATCCCCATTCCTTTCCTGTCCAACTCCCCAGAGCATTTCAGCAAGGTGAGGCAAAGACATAAAAAGAGAGAAGTGAAGGCAAGAA gaCAACTTCAAGAGAAGATAG GTATGGGGCCCTCGGTGCAGCTGACAGCAGTCATCTTCGTCTTGGTATCGGTATCTacaccccatcccactgcag GTGGTGGCCATGATCCGTTGCTTGTCTTGGATGGTTATGAGGATGATGGTATTCGACTCAAATGTTTCTCTAAGAGGCTGTTTTCTGAAGTTCAGGTGTTGTGGACAGATGGTAGAGGAGACAATGTCACTGGGACTCCTCTCACCACTGGCACCGCCACTGCTAGTACCAGCAGCTCCATCATTCTAAAACCAGGATCTGGAAACTTTGTGTCCTGCAAAATAATTGATAAACTGCTGAAAACATCAACAGAATCTTCAGTTGTCATTGCGG ATGTCTTCTTTCCTGCCACCTCCCCTTGGCTGGCGGCTTTTGTTGTGATCCTGCTCTTGAGCATATTCCTGGTTATTGCAGCAATTTATAAACTCAGAA AGAACAGTAAGACAACTATTCGTGAAA ATGTTGAAAGACATGGTAAAAAGCTTTTGGGATGA